CGGCGCCGGATGAGGAAATGAGTCAATGAGTATGGTCGATACTGCCCCGGGTAAACTTGCGGTTCGTGATCTGAACTTCTACTACGGCAAGTTCCATGCCCTGAAAAACATCAACCTGGATATCGCCAAAAACCAGGTCACGGCATTCATCGGTCCGTCTGGCTGCGGGAAATCCACGCTGCTGCGTACCTTTAACAAAATGTATTCGCTCTATCCGGAGCAGCGCGCCGAAGGCGAGATCCTGCTGGACGGCGACAACATTCTGACCAATACCCAGGACATCGCCCTGCTGCGTGCAAAAGTGGGCATGGTGTTCCAGAAACCAACGCCGTTCCCGATGTCCATCTATGACAACATCGCTTTTGGCGTGCGCCTGTTTGAGAAGCTCTCCCGCGCCGATATGGACGAGCGCGTGCAGTGGGCCTTGACCAAGGCCGCATTATGGAACGAAACCAAAGATAAACTTCACCAGAGCGGATACTCTCTCTCCGGTGGTCAGCAGCAGCGTCTGTGCATTGCGCGTGGTATCGCCATTCGCCCGGAAGTGTTATTGCTGGATGAGCCGTGCTCAGCGCTGGATCCGATCTCTACTGGCCGTATCGAAGAGCTGATCACCGAGTTAAAACAGGATTACACCGTGGTGATCGTGACCCACAACATGCAGCAGGCTGCGCGTTGTTCCGATCACACGGCGTTTATGTATCTGGGCGAGTTGATTGAGTTCAGCGATACGGATGCGCTGTTCACCAGGCCCGCGAAGAAGCAAACAGAAGACTACATCACCGGACGCTACGGCTGATTCAGGAGTGCGCAATGGATAATCTCAATCTTAACAAACACATTTCCGGCCAGTTTAACGCCGAGCTGGAAAGCATCCGCACCCAGGTGATGACCATGGGCGGAATGGTCGAGCAGCAGCTTTCTGACGCCATCACCGCCATGCACAACCAGGACAGCGAGCTGGCGAAGCGCGTGGTGGAAGGCGACAAACACGTCAACATGATGGAAGTGGCGATCGACGAAGCCTGCGTGCGCATCATCGCCAAGCGTCAGCCGACGGCGAGCGACCTGCGTCTGGTGATGGCGATCATCAAAACCATCGCTGAGCTGGAACGTATTGGCGACGTGGCGGATAAAATCTGCCGCACCGCGCTGGAGAAGTTCTCCCAGCAGCACCAGCCGCTGCTGGTCAGCCTGGAGTCGCTGGGTCGTCACACCGTGCAGATGCTGCACGACGTGCTGGATGCCTTTGCGCGTATGGATCTGGATGAAGCGGTGCGTATCTACCGTGAAGACAAGAAGGTCGACCAGGAGTACGAAGGCATTGTGCGTCAGCTGATGACCTACATGATGGAAGACACGCGCACCATTCCAAGCGTTCTGACCGCCCTGTTCTGCGCCCGCTCCATTGAGCGTATCGGTGACCGTTGCCAGAACATCTGCGAATACATCTTCTACTTCGTGAAGGGTCAGGATTTCCGTCACGTCGGTGGGGATGAGCTGGACAAAATGCTCGCCGGAAAAGATCCGAAAGAGTAATTTCTCCCGTAACGCCAGCTTTGCTGGCGTTATATTTAAATATCAATATATTTCTTCTGCGAATAACTCTTTTATTTCCAGCGCAATAACATTGCCTTCAGTCACATTTCACTCTTTTCCCGGTTGTTTTCTTTTCTCTTCTCACCTAAAACATGCCGATATTAACGCGAGCCACAGAAATACGTTAATGCGCTAATAACGTTATTAAGCAAAACTGGATTGTTACCGCTATCAGGCGGGCAAAACCTGAAAGTGATTATCTCCTTGCGGAGGTAAGTCGCTTTCAGGTTTTTTTTATTTTAAAAGATAAATTAACAGGGACTAATATTATGTTCAGGAGAACCCTTATTACCTCGGCCATTTTAATGATGACTCCCCTCACTCAGGCCGGGGCGGCGTCGTTAACCGTGGAGCAGCGCCTCGAATTACTGGAAAAGGCATTAAAAGAGACCCAGGCAGAGCTTCAGCAGTATAAAGATAAGGAGATCGTCAAAACGCAGACCACCAGCCCGGCGCAAAAACCCGCTGCCGTACTGGTCAAAACCGGAGAGACGAATACCGATGCTGCTTATTCTTCCATCACCATGAAAGATTTCAGTAAATTCGTGAAGGATGAAATTGGCTTTAGCTATAACGGCTATTTCCGCTCCGGCTGGGGCACCGCATCCCACGGTTCGCCAAAATCCTGGGCGATTGGCTCCCTGGGGCGATTCGGCAATGAGTACTCTGGCTGGTTCGATTTGCAGCTCAAGCAGCGGGTTTACAACGAAGGCAATAAACGCGTCGATGCCATTGTGATGCTGGACGGCAACGTGGGCCAGCAGTACTCCACCGGCTGGTTTGGCGATAACGCGGGCGGGGAAAACTATCTGCAGTTCTCCGATATGTACGTGACCACCCAGGGCTTCCTGCCGTTTGCCCCGGAGGCGGATTTCTGGGTCGGGAAGCACGGTGCGCCGAAGATCGAAATCCAGATGCTGGACTGGAAAACCCAACGAACGGATGCCGCTGCGGGCGTCGGGCTGGAGAACTGGAAAGTGGGCCCTGGCAAAGTCGATATTGCGCTGGTGCGTGAAGACGTGGACGACTATGACCGTCAGCTCAAAAACAAGCAGCAGCTGAACACCAATACCATCGACCTGCGTTATAAGGCGCTGCCGCTGTGGGATAAAGCCTCTCTGATGGTCAGCGGGCGCTACGTCGCGGCCAATCAAAGCTCCAGCGAGAAGTATAATCAGGACAATAACGGCTATTACCCGTGGAAAGACACCTGGATGGTCGGTACCACCTTAACGCAAAAACTGGATACCGGCGGTTTCAACGAGTTTTCCGTCCTGCTGGCGAATAACTCCATTGCCAGCAGCTTCTCGCGCTATGCCGGCTCCAGCCCCTACACCACCTTCAACGGCAGATATTATGGCGATCATACCAACGGGACGGCGGTGCGTGTGACTTCGCAGGGGGAGGTGTATCTGCGGGATAACGTGATCATGGCCAATGCGCTGGTCTACTCCTTCGGGAATGACGTTTACAGCTATGAAACCGGCGCCCATTCTGATTTCGAGTCCATTCGCGCCGTTGTACGCCCGGCTTATATCTGGGATCAATATAATCAGACCGGCGTTGAGCTGGGTTATTTCAGACAGCAAAATACCGATCTGACCGGCAACAAATATTATGAGTCAGGCTATAAAACCACGCTGTTCCATACCTTCAAGGTCAATACCAGTATGTTGACCTCCCGCCCGGAATTACGTTTTTATGGAACCTATATTAAAGCGGACGAGACGGAATTAGATAATTTCACTTTCGAAGACCAAAAGAAGGATCAGTTTGCCATTGGTGCGCAGGCTGAAATCTGGTGGTAACCGGATCGCATAAAGGACCTTATTAATGAAACGAATGAAAACAGCTTTATCCGTTATTACGCTCTGTTTATCTCTCGGGCCATCGGCGTTTGCGGCCGATCTCCCCGCCGCCCCGGATCCCGCTCACCCGTTGAGCCAGTATGTCACTCAGGTGAATGCCGACAATACGGTGACATATCGCTACTTCGCACCGGCGGCGAAAAGCGTATCGGTGGTGGTGGGTGTTCCGACCCCGGAAAATATCCATCCGATGACCAAAGACGCCTCGGGGCTCTGGAGCTGGCGAGGGCCGGTGATGCAGCCCAATCTGTATGAATACTTCTTCAACGTCGACGGTGTGCGCAGCATTGATACCGGCACGGCGATGACCAAGCCGCAGCGCCAGGTGAATACCAGCATGGTGCTGGTGCCGGGCAGTATTCTGGACGTTAATCCGGTCCCGCACGGCGATCTGATTACCCTGACCTATCATTCGGCGGCGCTGAAGTCGGAGCGTCAGCTGTTCGTCTGGACGCCGCCGGGCTACAACGGGCAGGGAAAACCGCTGCCGGTGCTTTACTTCTATCACGGCTTCGGTGATACGGGCCGTTCGGCTATCGATCAGGGACGTATCGCGCAGATTATGGATAACCTGCTCGCGGCCGGAAAGATCGCCCCGATGCTGGTGGTGGTGCCGGATACCGAAACCGATGCCGCAGGCATAGTTCCTGAAATCTTCGTGCCGAACGAGCGCCGTAAAGCCTTTTACCCGTTGAATGCCCAGGCTGCCGATCGGGAGCTGATGAACGACATCATTCCGCTGATAAGCCAGCGGTTTAACGTGCGAGACGATGCCGAAGGGCGCGCGCTGGCGGGGCTGTCCCAGGGCGGCTATCAGGCGCTGGTCTCCGGGATGAATCATCTCGAACGCTTTGGCTGGCTGGCCACCTTTAGCGGCGTGACCACCACGACGGTGCCGGATGAGGGCGTCAGTGCCCGTCTCAACGACCCGCAGGCCATCAATAAGCAGCTACGCAATTTCACCGTCGTGGTGGGCGAGAAAGATGCGGTGACGGGCAAGGATATCGCCGGGTTGAAGCAGGAGCTTGAGAAACGCCAGATCAAATTCGATTACCACGAATACCCGGGCCTGAACCATGAGATGGATGTCTGGCGACCGGCCTATGCGGAATTCGTCCAGAAACTGTTTAAATAGCAAAAAGCCGTAAAGCGACTCGCTTTACGGCTTAACTGTTTTAGCGGGTAAGGTGCCAGCCGCGCGCCTTCCACAGTTCCGGCAGCTGGGCCAGATCGGTAAAGGTCGTTACCTTCGGATGGTCAAGCGGCGGGTTGTGCGGATCGGCGCAGAAGTAGAACACCTCCATGCCCGCGGCAATCCCCGCCTGCGCGCCTGCGCTGGAGTCATCCACCAGGATGCAGTTCTCCACGTTGACGTTCATCGCTTTCGCCGCGTGGAACATCATGGCCGGATCGGGTTTCCAGCGCTGGATATCGTAGCCGCTGAACAGTTTTTCCGGGAAATGGTGCAGCATCTGCAGCTTGCCAAGAGAGTGCTGCATTTTGCTCACCGGGCCGTTAGAGACCACGCACATCGGCACCGCCATCGCATCCAGCAGGGCGCTGGCACCCGCGATGGCTTCCAGTTCGGAGTCGAAGAGGCGTGCGACCTCGGCGCGGTAAACAGGCTCCAGATCCGCTTTCGCGAGGCTGACGCCGTGTTCGGCGTTAATGATGTCGATGATTTCGTAGAGCTTCACGCCCTTAAAGCGTTTGAACGTCTCTTCGAGATCGAGCGTGATACCAAATTCCTGGAACATGGTGACATACGCCCGGGAACAGATGACCTCACTGTCGACCAGCGTACCGTCGCAGTCGAAAAATACTGCATCAATCTGAGACATGCATTTCCCTTTCTTAACAAGTTTAACGTTTACGTAGCGCATAACATTGAGACGCAATCGTTGCCGTATAAGCAAATTCAATGAAAAAAAAGTGCCTCTCAACCGCCCCTATTGTCGCATTTTGGTATAGGATAGCGACGAATTTTCCCTCCTTGTTCGGAAATAGATGATGAGTCAACAACACACTACCCAGTCGTCTGGCGCGGGTTTGCTTGAGCGCGTGTTTAAACTGCGCGAGCACGGCACGACGGCACGCACCGAAGTGATCGCCGGTTTCACCACCTTCCTGACGATGGTCTATATCGTTTTCGTGAACCCACAAATTCTGGGCGTTGCTGGCATGGATACCAGCGCCGTCTTCGTGACGACCTGTCTGATCGCCGCCTTCGGCAGCATCCTGATGGGGCTGTTTGCTAACCTGCCGGTTGCTCTGGCACCCGCGATGGGTCTGAACGCCTTCTTCGCCTTCGTCGTGGTTCAGGCGATGGGCCTGCCGTGGCAGGTGGGGATGGGCGCTATCTTCTGGGGTGCCGTTGGTCTGCTGATCCTGACCATTTTCCGCGTGCGTTACTGGATGATTGCCAATATCCCGGTCAGCCTGCGCGTGGGCATCACCAGCGGTATCGGTCTGTTCATCGGCATGATGGGGCTGAAAAACGCCGGTGTGATCGTGGCAAACCCGGAAACCCTGGTCAGCATCGGTAAGCTGACCTCCCACAGCGTGCTGCTGGGCGTGCTGGGCTTCTTCATCATCGCGATCCTGGCCTCACGCAATATCCACGCGGCGGTGCTGGTCTCCATTATCGTCACCACCCTGCTGGGCTGGATGCTGGGCGATGTGCACTACAACGGCATCGTCTCCGCGCCGCCGAGCGTGACCACCGTGATTGGCCATGTCGATCTGGCGGGCTCGCTGAACCTGGGCCTGGCCGGGGTGATCTTCTCCTTCATGCTGGTGAACCTGTTTGACTCCTCCGGAACGCTGATTGGCGTCACCGATAAAGCCGGTCTGGCGGATGAGAAGGGCAAATTCCCGCGCATGAAGCAGGCGCTGTTCGTGGACAGTATCTCGTCCGTGACCGGCTCCTTTATCGGCACCTCGTCCGTGACCGCCTACATCGAATCCTCTTCCGGGGTCTCCGTCGGTGGCCGTACCGGTCTGACTGCGGTCGTGGTTGGCCTGCTGTTCCTGCTGGTGATCTTCCTTTCACCGCTGGCGGGCATGGTGCCGCCGTACGCGGCCGCTGGCGCGCTGATCTACGTGGGCGTGCTGATGACCTCCAGCCTGTCGCGCGTGAAGTGGGACGACCTGACTGAAGCAGTTCCGGCGTTTATTACCGCCGTGATGATGCCGTTCAGCTTCTCCATCACCGAAGGGATTGCGCTGGGCTTTATCTCTTACTGCGTGATGAAGGCAGGCACCGGACGCTGGCGTGAAATCAGCCCGTGCGTGATGGTTGTTGCCCTGCTGTTCGTGCTGAAGATTGCGTTTATTGATGCCTGATAAAAGCAAAACGGCAACCCTGGGTTGCCGTTTTTAATGTTTTCTCCCTCTCCCTGTGGGAGAGGGCCGGGGTGAGGGCATCAGGCCGCACTCCCCCCGCACTCGTCTTACGCTTTAACCCGCTGAATATACTTGCCAAACGCGCTCAGCTGACCGGTCAGATGATCCAGCGTACTCTGGTCAATCACTTCACCCGCCTGCGGGTCGACCTTGTTCTGAATGATACCGCCCATAAACTCCGGCTTGTTCAATACCATCGCATCCAAGAACACCAGGATCTGGCGCAGATGATACTGGCAGCGTGCGCCGCCGATCGCCCCCATGGAGCTGGTCTGGATCAGCACGGGTTTACCCGCCAGCGGCTGTTCCGGCAGGCGGGAGAGCCAGTCAATGGCGTTCTTCAGGCCACCCGGCACGGAGTAGTTATATTCCGGGGTGACAATCACCACGCCGTCCGCTTCGCGGATCTGCGCTGCCAGCGCTTCTACGGCCGCCGGGAATCCCTCTTCCTGCTGCATATCCGCGTCGTACAGCGGAATATCGCCAATCGACGGCAGGGCGCTAATCTCCATGCCCTCTGGCGCCAGCTTCGGCAGCGTGCGGGCAACCATCCCGTTGAATGAACCCTTGCGCAGGCTTCCCAGTAACGTAACAACCTTTAACGTATCAGACATCACAACTCCTTCTTGAAAGGTCAGGTGAGAATAATCGCTTTTTCTGCCGGTAAACTGGTCAGGCGCATCAGGCGTGCGGCCGGCTCGTTCGCGCGGGCGGGGACGTCCGGCAGGCTGTGCCATCCGAGGCGGCTGTCGAACTCCCAAATTTTTAGCCGTTCAATGGCCGGGGTGACGGCGATAGACCAGATCAGGACATCTTCGGCGTCGCTTAAGGCTTCTACCTGTGCGGCTCTCGTGGCCCGCAGGCGGCCGGAACCCGGTAACAGTTGCACAAGGCTGGCGCAGTCGCTGGCGTCGCCCGAAAGCTTACGGATGCTCTGGCGCAGGGTAATCAGCTGCGCTCTGGCTTCCTGGGGATCGTTCTGGTTACGCACCCACAGGTTCTCGTTGCTGGAGAGCGGGTAGGCGTCGTGGGCGTGAGTACCGTCCAGGCTGCGGGGGGCCCGCTGCAGCTCCATATCCAGACCGCAATCGCCTTCTGTGGTCAGCGCCAGGCCCACGATATTGCCGGCGTAGGCAATGGAAAAACGGGGAAGCTCCGGATCGGCAAACACAGGGCGACCCTCGGGTTCGGTTATCACTTCCGGCAGTTCGCTGGTGCCATAAAGCATAAACAACAGTTCAGCGAGCAGCGCCCGGGAAGCCAGAAAACGTGTACGGCGATGTTCAGGGTGCTTCCACGCTTCGTTATAACAGGATGAAGAGAGTCTGGTTGAATCCAGCTGCCCCTCGGTCAGCGTCCCTCTTGCAAAATGCGTAGCCATTTTTCACTCCATGATAATGGTTAGTCGTCAGGTTAAACGGTTACATGATTATCACTTAACTCGCTTACTGTTTTAATGGCTAAATGGGGGTAAGGGAAGTTTTGCGGCGGAACTTTACATTTTCTTAGGCGAAAACAGGGCGGCTAGCGCAGCGGCGGGCCGTACAACGCCTTGATAGTCTCTCTAAGCCAGAGGATTTTAGGGTTGTGGCTGTTACGCTTATGCCAGATCAGGGTGAAGGGCACGGTGAGCTTCTGCGCCTGCGCCTCATCAATGGGGATCGGCAGGGCGATCAGCTTCCGCTGGTGGAGCCGATTATAGTGATGGCAGTAGTGCGGGGCGGTGGCAATGTAGTTATGGCCCGGCTGCGCCGCCATAAACATCGACTGTTCAAAGCCGGGCAGGCTCATGGCGATATTGCGCGTACGTCCCATCTCTGTGAGCACTTCATCCAGCGCCCAGGTGTCGCTGCGCTCCCAGAAGATACTGATATGCGGATAGCGCAGGAAGGTTTCGAGGTTCCACTCCTCCTGCAGCGCGGGATGATCTTCCCGCAGATAGACGCACGGGCGGTCGCTGAACAGGATTTCGTAGTCAATAAACCACGGCATCAGCTTTAACAGCTCCCGGGAACGGGGATGCGTTTCGCGCCCGGTAAAGCCAAGCTCAACCTCCCCACGGGTGATGGCGTCCAGCGAATCGTAATCCCAGTGGCGCATCTTCACCGTGGCCTGCGGGTAACGCTGGTTCACCTGCTCCAGCAGGGCGTTGAAGTGGATTAGCATCAGCGGTGTTTCCGCCGCCAGCTCAAACGTCAGGCCACCGGGGGGAGTCATGGTGGAATTTATCGAGGATCTGGTTGCCAATCTGCATCCAGTCGGCCAGATCCTGCTCCAGGCTCACCGTCAGCGGCGTCGGCAGCAGCCCCAGCGGGGTCTTCACAAACAGAGGATCGTCAAACCAGTCGCGCAGCTTCGCCAGCGATTTACTCACCGCGGACGGGGTGACGTTCATCCGTTTCGCGGCTTTGGTAACGCTGCGTTCCTGCAGCAAAAGCTGCAGGCACAGCAACAGGTTAAGATCGAGACTGCTGAGGGGCTTCTTCATGATGCGCTGCGGGCCGGATAAGCAAAAGGAGGAGAATGCAGAGCATGCTACAGCCAATCAGCACCCCGATCAGCATATTCAATGCATTCAGCCCCATTATGGCTGCCAGCCAAATCCACAGCGAAGAGCCGCAAACCTGAGCGATACCCAGCACCGAGCTGGCTACGCCTGCGCGCAGCGC
This Leclercia sp. S52 DNA region includes the following protein-coding sequences:
- a CDS encoding phosphopantetheinyl transferase; translation: MATHFARGTLTEGQLDSTRLSSSCYNEAWKHPEHRRTRFLASRALLAELLFMLYGTSELPEVITEPEGRPVFADPELPRFSIAYAGNIVGLALTTEGDCGLDMELQRAPRSLDGTHAHDAYPLSSNENLWVRNQNDPQEARAQLITLRQSIRKLSGDASDCASLVQLLPGSGRLRATRAAQVEALSDAEDVLIWSIAVTPAIERLKIWEFDSRLGWHSLPDVPARANEPAARLMRLTSLPAEKAIILT
- a CDS encoding NCS2 family permease, coding for MSQQHTTQSSGAGLLERVFKLREHGTTARTEVIAGFTTFLTMVYIVFVNPQILGVAGMDTSAVFVTTCLIAAFGSILMGLFANLPVALAPAMGLNAFFAFVVVQAMGLPWQVGMGAIFWGAVGLLILTIFRVRYWMIANIPVSLRVGITSGIGLFIGMMGLKNAGVIVANPETLVSIGKLTSHSVLLGVLGFFIIAILASRNIHAAVLVSIIVTTLLGWMLGDVHYNGIVSAPPSVTTVIGHVDLAGSLNLGLAGVIFSFMLVNLFDSSGTLIGVTDKAGLADEKGKFPRMKQALFVDSISSVTGSFIGTSSVTAYIESSSGVSVGGRTGLTAVVVGLLFLLVIFLSPLAGMVPPYAAAGALIYVGVLMTSSLSRVKWDDLTEAVPAFITAVMMPFSFSITEGIALGFISYCVMKAGTGRWREISPCVMVVALLFVLKIAFIDA
- a CDS encoding esterase family protein, which encodes MKTALSVITLCLSLGPSAFAADLPAAPDPAHPLSQYVTQVNADNTVTYRYFAPAAKSVSVVVGVPTPENIHPMTKDASGLWSWRGPVMQPNLYEYFFNVDGVRSIDTGTAMTKPQRQVNTSMVLVPGSILDVNPVPHGDLITLTYHSAALKSERQLFVWTPPGYNGQGKPLPVLYFYHGFGDTGRSAIDQGRIAQIMDNLLAAGKIAPMLVVVPDTETDAAGIVPEIFVPNERRKAFYPLNAQAADRELMNDIIPLISQRFNVRDDAEGRALAGLSQGGYQALVSGMNHLERFGWLATFSGVTTTTVPDEGVSARLNDPQAINKQLRNFTVVVGEKDAVTGKDIAGLKQELEKRQIKFDYHEYPGLNHEMDVWRPAYAEFVQKLFK
- the yieH gene encoding 6-phosphogluconate phosphatase, whose product is MSQIDAVFFDCDGTLVDSEVICSRAYVTMFQEFGITLDLEETFKRFKGVKLYEIIDIINAEHGVSLAKADLEPVYRAEVARLFDSELEAIAGASALLDAMAVPMCVVSNGPVSKMQHSLGKLQMLHHFPEKLFSGYDIQRWKPDPAMMFHAAKAMNVNVENCILVDDSSAGAQAGIAAGMEVFYFCADPHNPPLDHPKVTTFTDLAQLPELWKARGWHLTR
- a CDS encoding NADPH-dependent FMN reductase, coding for MSDTLKVVTLLGSLRKGSFNGMVARTLPKLAPEGMEISALPSIGDIPLYDADMQQEEGFPAAVEALAAQIREADGVVIVTPEYNYSVPGGLKNAIDWLSRLPEQPLAGKPVLIQTSSMGAIGGARCQYHLRQILVFLDAMVLNKPEFMGGIIQNKVDPQAGEVIDQSTLDHLTGQLSAFGKYIQRVKA
- a CDS encoding carbohydrate porin, translated to MFRRTLITSAILMMTPLTQAGAASLTVEQRLELLEKALKETQAELQQYKDKEIVKTQTTSPAQKPAAVLVKTGETNTDAAYSSITMKDFSKFVKDEIGFSYNGYFRSGWGTASHGSPKSWAIGSLGRFGNEYSGWFDLQLKQRVYNEGNKRVDAIVMLDGNVGQQYSTGWFGDNAGGENYLQFSDMYVTTQGFLPFAPEADFWVGKHGAPKIEIQMLDWKTQRTDAAAGVGLENWKVGPGKVDIALVREDVDDYDRQLKNKQQLNTNTIDLRYKALPLWDKASLMVSGRYVAANQSSSEKYNQDNNGYYPWKDTWMVGTTLTQKLDTGGFNEFSVLLANNSIASSFSRYAGSSPYTTFNGRYYGDHTNGTAVRVTSQGEVYLRDNVIMANALVYSFGNDVYSYETGAHSDFESIRAVVRPAYIWDQYNQTGVELGYFRQQNTDLTGNKYYESGYKTTLFHTFKVNTSMLTSRPELRFYGTYIKADETELDNFTFEDQKKDQFAIGAQAEIWW
- the pstB gene encoding phosphate ABC transporter ATP-binding protein PstB, with translation MSMVDTAPGKLAVRDLNFYYGKFHALKNINLDIAKNQVTAFIGPSGCGKSTLLRTFNKMYSLYPEQRAEGEILLDGDNILTNTQDIALLRAKVGMVFQKPTPFPMSIYDNIAFGVRLFEKLSRADMDERVQWALTKAALWNETKDKLHQSGYSLSGGQQQRLCIARGIAIRPEVLLLDEPCSALDPISTGRIEELITELKQDYTVVIVTHNMQQAARCSDHTAFMYLGELIEFSDTDALFTRPAKKQTEDYITGRYG
- the phoU gene encoding phosphate signaling complex protein PhoU; this translates as MDNLNLNKHISGQFNAELESIRTQVMTMGGMVEQQLSDAITAMHNQDSELAKRVVEGDKHVNMMEVAIDEACVRIIAKRQPTASDLRLVMAIIKTIAELERIGDVADKICRTALEKFSQQHQPLLVSLESLGRHTVQMLHDVLDAFARMDLDEAVRIYREDKKVDQEYEGIVRQLMTYMMEDTRTIPSVLTALFCARSIERIGDRCQNICEYIFYFVKGQDFRHVGGDELDKMLAGKDPKE